The stretch of DNA TTACGATCTTGGAGTGCTTCATCCTCTTCTTCCAAGCTCCAACCCTCTAGCGTGACAGGGGGAGAATCTTTGTAGCTTGGGCAATGTGACGTTGGCTTGTCGTGTTGCCCCTTTGAGAGGAGAATCTCTCCCTCACTCTCCTAGCCGTGTCCTTTCAGCAATGGCAAAAACAAAATCCCATGGAGATCTCATCTGACCTGACCCGCTCCTCTCTGGCCCACTAATACATGGAATCCTTATCCCTTGCCAATAATTCTTCCACAGCTCTGCTCCTGCAGCAAGAGGAATCTTTCGTATTAGATGCCTAAACCACTGCCACGTGGATGAAACCCATTGGTTCGGAGGAGGATCAATCTTGTGTTGGATCTAGGAGGATGGTATAACTTACCAAACTTACTACATGAATAATGGATCTATCTCTGCACACTGACTTTAACTTTACTATCATATCTAGTGATGGAAAGATTTATTGCACTTTGCTGCGAATAAAACTCTGCTATCCTTTTGTTGATTAGTACTTCCTCCGTcttaaattattagtcgttttagtttttctagatacatagttaTGCATCTACTCCTACATATATATTTATGTCTAGGTGGTTAGCAAAatttataaatctagaaaaatcaaaacgactaataaCGAAGGAAGTAGCACTGTATGAATACTTTGTAATAGTAATTCAACGTTAAGTGCTATTAACTTTTGTGAAGTGAGTACTTGACATCCTATGTGATTATAGCTTTGTTAATAAGGCTGTACATCCCTTTTCGTCAGATTTGACAGATTCTGAAGTTTGAATTGCACTAGCTCGTTGAAGAGGATAGGAGAGGAAACCTCTCACTTTCATGGCATGATGACATGAAGATATCTTGATCTATCATGTACCACTTTGATGCATACTTGGGCATAGAGAATGTAGCAATTGGTCCTTCGTTTGAGAGAAAATGGATAATTTTAAGCGGAAGCAACTGGATAGTTTAATTTGTACCACATGTTAGAATCTAATAAAACTGAACAACATAAGCATAACCATTTAAGCTAGAGCTTAAACTTCCTAGAAAAATTCTGAGCCACAGAAGAGCTGCACCAACATACACAAATAAGGGTGTCTAATTAGATCATAGGAATTCAATATGAAGCAATTTCATATCCCATTCAAACAATGAGAAATTCTTGCATGTTTTCAAAAGGGGGTTTGATTTGTTGTGGAGTTGAAAACAAAAGCAAAACAATAATCTATAAACCACCATGTAGATGTATTATTAATTAGAATGCGTGGTTTTCACATTTGACCTCAGCCTCATCTTCATTTAGAATGAGGATAGATGCATTTAATACTATGATGCTTACATACCCCGCTTCTCAATAAGCTTCGGTGTCTACTCAACATTCCAAGTGTGACGTGTGAATTATTAACCACATCACAAGTCTTAATACACTTCAAAATTCCCGAATCCTAGTAGGAGTACAGAGGACAGTTGACTAGGATAATACGCAGGATCCGCATCTTCAAAACCACCTCATCACCTCCGTAAAAAGAATCTCTCATCTGACAAATGCGGTGCTAGCATAATTGATGACAAAATAATTCATGAATGTTTACGCACAACGATAATCCGAATGTAGGATATTGAAAATTTGTGGGAATTTTAAGTGAATGTCTAAGCTGCTGGCAGTTTGTATTTGAAAGAATGATGCTAGCAAACTTCAGAGATACCGGTTCTAGGTTTGTCTCGGGGCCTTGAGTGACACCTACCTCTCACCAACCCCGGGGATGGGATCTTACATACACACAGCCGAAGTAGAAGAAGCAGCAGGACAATTCCTTGGTGGAATAGACTGCACAGAGGACCTCAAAGCTAGCGACAAGGAAGGGCGAGGCCGCGAGGAATCTTCCAGCCATGGAAAATAAAAACCTTGCCGCCACCTCCAAGTTTTGCAATATCGCACGGGAGTCCTGTCTCACAAAACTTTCCACATACCAGGCACAAATTACTTTTAGGGATACACAATCGCAAAAATGGACATGGTCCAAAGAAAGACCATAAAAGATCTGTCTCGAGCATTCCTCATCAGAAAAAAAGACACTATTATTATTCAATCAATTTGTAAATGTTTGACTCCACTTAGCAAGGGTAATTCGCTTTGCCTCCCACCACTTCACCATCCAACTGATCATCAGCGCCTCACGCGTTACCCCACATACCTCTCTCATCGCGACCTTCCCGGTGGCATGTTAACTAAAAACCGAGTCAAAGCGGGTTGATCCACACTAGTACTTCGCCGTAATAATCCCACACCTAATGACCTAAAGAGGGTTGCGCTACCGGCATCTTTCAGGTGCATCCTGAGTTGGAAGTGGGCTAGCCCGAATTGTTGGAAGGCCAAGGGGCCTAACCGTAAAGAGAGGGGGAAGAAAGAGAGTGATTCCCAGGCCGGAGTCGGGGCACCGCAGCCGGCAGGGGAAGCGGTCTCTGGACGCCTCTTCGCTGTTACGCGACGAAACGCCTCTGCATTCTCTCGCCCCTCcagcgcagcagcagcagcggcatcTTTTCTCCCCCTCCCACCCACGCAATTACCTTCCTGCCCCTGCCCTGCGCACACATCTTCGTCCGGTTCCGGCTCATTTCCACCCCCAAATGACCCTTCTGCCCTCCGGCTGAACCACGGGCCAGGAagggatcttcttcttcctcttcctcttcctcttcctccttccaGTATAAACCGACTGACCGAGGCTCTCCCAACAACAGCAACACCACGCCAACAGCGAGCGCCTTCCCCGTCGTGGCCGGAACCGACGACACGGAGGCTGCATCAGCGGCACCGGAGGCGATGATGGCGCGGAAGGaggaccaccaccaccaccacctgcgcgcgctggcggcgcgggcggtCACGGACTCGCtccgcgcggccgcgccgcgctccgccaccgccgccgagcGCGCCGCGCGCTTCGAGGACTGCGTGCGGAGCCTCGAGGCCGAGAAGGCCAAGATGGAGGTCTTCCGCCGGGAGCTCCCCATCAGCGTCCACCTCGTCGCCGACGGTACGTAGCCGCGCGGGCTCGTCAACCGCGAGGGGGGGGGGATCGCAGCTTTGGCTCAGCCTGCTCTGTTCTTGCGTGCAGTGATCGAGTGGCTCAAGGAGGAGCTCgcgcagcaccgccgcccggccccggccccggccccggccccCACGCCGGAGCTCTTCGCGCCGGTGGCGgccgctccggcggcggcgaagcgGAAGGCGGCGCCGGAGGGGGGAACCGTCAAGGCGGAGGCCGACGCCAACGACAAGCGGAGCTGGATGAGCTCCGCGCAGCTCTGGAGCTGCGGGAGCCACGACGCCAGCAGCACGGCCACCGCCaatggcggcgccgccgccaagcCCTCGCGCAAGGTAGGGAACGGAACAGACACAGAGGAGACGATGGCAGCTCCTTTATTTTCTGCGGAACGTGATTTTGCTCAAGAAATTATGTGCTTGCATAGTTTGGGTTTCAATTCGTAATCATTCTTGCGTAAACTTGAagaaagttttttttttttggaacaaAGAACACTGCCACTTGAGCGAATTTGCTTCAACCGAGATTGCAAATTTATGTGGAGGACATGTGGTAGTGTAAACAAAAATAAGAGGAATCTTTCTGTTCAGTAAAAAGTGGTGAATTTTATGGTAGTACAGCTAgtagaaaaaaaggaaagaatcTTTGTTTctttcagagagagagagagagagagaaattaCAGTAGCAGAAACCCAAAATGGGTTTGTCTGGGATCTTTTTAGCTCATTTGTTCTTACACGATGCCTAATCTAATCTCTTTCGTTCATCCATTAATCAGATTGTCTAGCTGATGTAGAATTGTACTCCATATACATGATGTTCTTACAAGAGCTGTACACACCACATGTTATCTCACCTGCTTTGGCAAATTCCAAACCACCAGGTGTCGGACGCGTTCCTGCCACGGAGCGGCCTGCCGACGCTGGGGAGATCACCGGACGACGCGGCGGAGAAGCCCGCGGCGCTGCCGGTCCCGGACCTGACCCTATCGTCCCCGGCGATCGAcgccgcctgcccggccgccccgagcgccaccagCAGCGCCGTCACGGACGGGGGCGCCGCGGCGCAGCGCCTGCGCcagcgccagcagcagcagcagcagcaggcgcagCAGAGGAAGGCCCGGCGGTGCTGGTCGCCCGAGCTACACCGCCGGTTCGTCGCCGCGCTCCAGCGGCTTGGCGGCGCGCAAGGTGAGGGAGGATCGCCGAGGATTTTTGTTGTCTGTGCGATTGCTAAGAAATCGAGCTCTTGATTCGCCGTGCTGAATTGGGTTGCTTTAATTGGTGTCGCGGCAGTTGCCACGCCGAAGCAGATCAGGGAGCTGATGAAGGTGGACGGGCTGACGAATGACGAGGTGAAGAGCCACCTGCAGAAGTACCGGCTGCACACGCGGCGcgcgtcgtcgtcggacggcTGCGACCTCCAGGTgtcggccgcggcggcgtgcCCGTGGCCCGCGCCGGAGCAGCAGTACACGACGTCGCAGCACAGCACGTCGCAGTCGGGGTCTCCGCAGGGGCCCCTGCAGCTGACGGTGTCGAGCCGGGCCATGTCGGCGACCGCCGGGGACAGCTGCGACGGCGAcgaggcggagggcggcgggtcCGAGAGCTACGGCTTCGGGGCGCAGCACGGGACGAAGGCCTCGTCGTCCTGAAAAATCTTGCTTGATCCTTCCTTGGAACGCAGCAgtatagaagaagaagaagatggatGCAGCGTATGATGAGATGATGGAAACCACAAACACAAACACTGCAGATGAGAGGCATTTTGTGTACAGTCGTTGAGAGGATTCTTTCTTTTTGCAGATGAACTGATGCGAGTGATTTGTCGAGTGTTGTTTGTAGGTGTGCGATATGAGATGAGAATGAGATGCTGTTACATTACATTGCACAAATCTTCAGGTTGAATCGAATGGTGGTCGAGAGGCCGATCGAGTTTAGGAGGATTGCTGGCCTTGTTGCCTGACTTGGAGTTATGAGCTATCCATCTGTCGATCTCGCCTGTTCTTCACAATCTGATGCAGATTCATTCATCCGGTCAGACTAGTCCTCCTGATGGTGTTTTGAGTCTCCCTGTGAAAATGGAGAACTGAAGGCATGCTTCGAGATGCTCTTGTGCCGATCGATCTCGATTTGGTTCTCGCGTATCTCTCATACGGATCGGCGGTGTGGTACCTGATGGGAATGATGAGATCGGATTCGTGATCCGCCGTGCAGGCCGTACGGTTTTATTTCAGGCAGGGAACCGGCCGGTGGCCCGGACGCTGCTGGTTAGGGTTCATCAGCTCACCCTTGTTGATTCTCTTCGCTTCTTCAGGGTGCAGTGGCCTCACCGTTCACGGCACTGCGACGAAGCTTAAGATTTTTTTTTAGGAATAAAGTTGCatcatctctctctcttttttgaGAGTAACTGTGTTTTCAGTATGCAATAGTAAATCCGGAATGCGTTTTGCTTGGTTGTCAACTTGACAGAAATATTTTGGAATATACTGTAAATTTGATTCACATCACGGTTTCTCAACTAACTGTATTCTCTCCCATCACAGTGGGTTTATGTTGTTTTATGATTCCTATCAAACCAAAcgattcaaatttaatttatcTGCCTATATGAAATAATCAGACCAATTTACAATTATTTAGTGTACGGTAAATAATTCATAATACGTAGACACGGTCTCTAAAAAAACccgctatatatatatatatatatatatatatatatatatgtaaattTGACTATGCTGCGAAAAGCACGAATCTTCGAAAGTTCGCATGTTCAGAATGCTAATTTGACTATAGCACTGGTTTGCCTATTTGCGAGTCAAAGTCAAGGGCTGCAGGTCTGACTAATTTTGACCCTCTTCGCTTGAATCCACGTAAATTCCTAGCCGTCCGATCTCTGATCAGCACAGCAGCCGTTGGATCGGCCAATCCTCAACCCCCCACTCCTTGTCAGTTTGTCTCCCCgaaaccgccgccgccgccgacgacgcCGGGGGCACGGTGAGCCCCAGAAATCCCAACCCACGCCGGGGCATACGGAACCCTCCGCTGAGGCCTCCGCAGCACGAGGGGAGGGATGAGGGAGGTGGTGACGGTGCAGGTCGGAGGCTTCGCGAACTTCGTCGGCTCCCACTTCTGGAACTTCCAGGTGACCGATTCGACTCGCCTCCGGTGCCTCTCCCTCGCGGTTCCCTAGACTCTTCTGCTCCCCTCCTGCTCACCTCCTCCCGCTCCGCAGGATGAGCTGCTCGGGCTCGCCGACGACCCCGGCGCCGACCCGGTCTTCAGGACCGCCGCGCTGGACATGGACGTCCTGTACCGCGCCGGCGAGACGCACCAGGTGGAGGCGCTCGCCCGCTTGTATTGGTAGTGGTCAGTATTCAGTATGCTTCTCGTGATTCCTCTACTGACGCTGCTCGGTTTCTTCAGGGTGTGGCCACCTACTGCCCCCGTCTGGTATCAGTCGGTTCTCGAGGTACTTGACCGACCGTTTTCTTCTTTCACTTTGCGTCTGTTCATGCCGAATATTACTTTGTTTCTCGTCATGCATACTATTTTGTTTCTAGTAATGTAAACCACGTGCTGATGATATCTGCAGGGTCTCTTGGCTCTTTGAGTTCCTCCGGTACTCTGGGTTCGAGTAGTGCTGCTGCTGATCAGCCTAACGTCCTCACATGGCAAGTGATGTTCTATCCTCAAACTTATATGTTCTAACTACTAAATCCAACATGCATCATCGGTCTCTGGTGTTTGGCGTTTATGAGCAAACGATAAATGGGCAATTCGTTTTGTATGCCTTTGGTTGCTTGTGCGATGGGGCTAAAATTGCACTAGTTGCAGACTAAAGCTTTGCATGTGTATGTCTAGCTTGTTATATTCCTGTTAAATAGACAATTTCCGCTGTTCataaaattgtaggaaattatTTCGTCCGGAAGGAACGATGAACCAGTTTTAGCCTCTTAGTACAAGCATTCTGGAGtttgtaatgttgcattgcatacACTCATTCAGCCACTCTGAAAATTGTTATCTGCTTACCTTTTTCCTGGAACATCGCCAGCTTTTGGCTTATAATTGCCTACCATTGAAAATGTTGCTTTGTACTATTCACGTGATAAGATGTATTTATACTGTTTATTGAGTGATGAGGGAGCACAAGTCTGGACCATGATATGACAGGATCATTGAATCTTGTGATGAGCTGATCCCAATTGTTGCAGGTCTGGAAATGTAACTAAATCAGTAGCAAAACCTCATGAGCGGAACTTGTTTCTGCAAAGTTTATCTGAAGAAGAACAGAACACAAGTTCTAGCAATGACCGAAACAATGCCAAGAAAAGTGTCGAGGATAAGGATCTGGTTGAAAGTCTAGAGAACGGAGTCAAATTTTGGACTGATTATTCGAAAGTTCAGTATCACCCTCAGAGCTTGTGTGAGTTGTATGGATCATGGACAGACTTTGACAAGTTCGATAACTATGGGGCTGCAAGGGAGGTGGTTTCAGAATGGTCTCAAATGGAAGAGTTGAATGAGAGGCTCAGGTTCTTTGTTGAAGAATGTGACCACATTCAGGTCCTGTCTTTTTTTATTACAGCAAACTATCAATAAACACTCTATCTGCAGTTAGTCTTGTACTATGGGCTATGTTCACTTATGCAGTTAGTGAATTTATTAGAACTTCCCATCTTGCCTCTGTTTTGAGGTCTTGATCTTTTAAATTGTTTATCTTGATTTACTGCAGGGTATCCAGTTTATTGTGGATGATTCAGGAGGTTTTTCCAGTGTAGCTGCACAATATTTGGAGAACATTGCTGATGATTACACAAATACTCCTGTATTGCTATATTGTGTGAGGGATCCAGTCTCCCATGGGTCTTCCAGAAATCAACGTGAAACCGTCATAAGATCTTTGCATGATGCTGTGTCATTTTCAAAACTTTCATCCTCTTGCAATCTGATGGTACCAATGGGACTACCTTCGCTAAGTATGCTTCCATTTGCTTATAATCTTTTACATAGATTTCCATGTTCAGTTATGTGTTTCTGTTATCCCTTTTTCCATATAGCATGTGTAAATTTGCATATTTTTATAATTCTACTAAATAAGCAATTTCTTGTTCATTGATCATGAGCCAAGTAAGAAGTCAATGGTTGTAGCCTTTTACTTAATTAATTAACTCACATGCACCTACTATTGGTGAATACAATTCACATTCCATTGTAAAGCAGATTTATTAGCATGACTATTACTATTTTTATCACTTTATTTATACAGTATTATTTTCAATCATTGTCAAGACTTGTTCATATTTGTGCAGCTAATAGTTTCCTTTTAACCTTGCTTTTGCAGGTTACTTGTCACCTTTGCTTTCTATAAAGGATGAGAAATACTTCCACTCTAGTGCCATCTGTGCTGCAGCAATACATTCACTATCTGTTCCATTTAGGCTACAACATGCCGGCCCAGCCTCAGATTCAGCACATTCATCTGGTAACCTTGATATTGGTGAGCTTGTGCACATATTATCTGATCAAGGTAGGCAGAACATGGTCACTGCTCTGGACGTAGCAATGCCTGCCCCTTCTTTGACAGGTACATAATAGATGACTTGTTTGATCAAGTTTGAACGGAAAAACTGATTTCGTTTGCTGACTGCAAGCTCCTGTTTTCCAGATAGAAAAGGTCTGAGGACCATACAGAGGAGCTTGCGCGCTTTGACCCCTGAAATCAGTGATGAGGATGAAGATCCTTATACTGTTGAATCGTTGGTGTTCCATGGAGCTCTGGGTTCAGGTCTTATTCCTTATAATCAGTTTTATTTGTAGTCTCTATTATTCTGCTAGATTTTGTTTTGGAAAATACTACTTCGTTAGCAGACTTTTGGCGAATTTTTGTATGTAGAAGTAAAATCGTTAACCTACATTTTGTCAACACAGGTGGGCAAAGGGCTTCCATATCACAAGTGAAGGACTTTGTCTGTTCAGCTTTGGAAGGCAGGGAGACAAAACCAAAGTTCTCTCATCTCTCAGTATCACCATGCCCCCTCCCAGTCCCAGTCCCATTCCCATCGATTTTCAGCAGCAGCATAGGCCAACACGGGGAAATCCTCAGCAATGACCTCCCAGAAGGAACCAGGCCAAAGGGCTCACTCGACGTCGTCTCAATTCCAATGGCTGCACGTCTGAGATCGAGCAACGCCGTAGTGCCCTTCATCGAGAGGCGATCAGCAAGTCTTCAGAAGCTTGGGATGTCCAGGGGCGGGCTGGGCTCCCAGGTCCTCCGGGACTGGGGCTTCGGGAAGGAGGAGGTCGAGGACATGGGCGAGCACCTGGCGAAGATGCTGCGCCCATTTTACCCTGAGATGGACCTATCATCAGATTCTGACTAGATGGACCGTCTTTGCGAGTGTATCGCTGACTAGATGGACCGTCTTTGCCAGTGTATCGTGCAAAGATCGGGTTAGTTTTGGTCTGTGGGAAGAACTAATGTAACCGTGGCGAGATGTCTTGCTGTGATGATTCCTCTTATCTGTGTTCAATCGATGCAGAGCAGTACAATTAGTTCTGAAATATGGCCGTGTATGTTGAGGAAACTGGAGATGGGATCTGAGTGTCTGGGCGTGTCACCATGTCAGTGCTCCGCATGTGGTGCACGTGAATCTTGGCGACGCGCACGTGCGCTGCCACGTGCAGCTGTTGTTGTATTCTGCAAATTTTCAGCTCTGATGCAGAGGTCCGGATCTGTGCTGTACCTGCAAACCGCAGCTGTGGAAACTGAAGAACAGAATCATTCAGACGGGCTGAAGTTTGAACTGTTATCTGCTCGTTTTAACTTCACAAGCATCAGTCCGAACCGTGCATCTAGTGGTCTAATCTGGGACAAAAAAAATCTTTTT from Panicum hallii strain FIL2 chromosome 3, PHallii_v3.1, whole genome shotgun sequence encodes:
- the LOC112887755 gene encoding transcription factor NIGTH1-like, which produces MMARKEDHHHHHLRALAARAVTDSLRAAAPRSATAAERAARFEDCVRSLEAEKAKMEVFRRELPISVHLVADVIEWLKEELAQHRRPAPAPAPAPTPELFAPVAAAPAAAKRKAAPEGGTVKAEADANDKRSWMSSAQLWSCGSHDASSTATANGGAAAKPSRKVSDAFLPRSGLPTLGRSPDDAAEKPAALPVPDLTLSSPAIDAACPAAPSATSSAVTDGGAAAQRLRQRQQQQQQQAQQRKARRCWSPELHRRFVAALQRLGGAQVATPKQIRELMKVDGLTNDEVKSHLQKYRLHTRRASSSDGCDLQVSAAAACPWPAPEQQYTTSQHSTSQSGSPQGPLQLTVSSRAMSATAGDSCDGDEAEGGGSESYGFGAQHGTKASSS
- the LOC112887666 gene encoding protein misato homolog 1 — protein: MREVVTVQVGGFANFVGSHFWNFQDELLGLADDPGADPVFRTAALDMDVLYRAGETHQGVATYCPRLVSVGSRGSLGSLSSSGTLGSSSAAADQPNVLTWSGNVTKSVAKPHERNLFLQSLSEEEQNTSSSNDRNNAKKSVEDKDLVESLENGVKFWTDYSKVQYHPQSLCELYGSWTDFDKFDNYGAAREVVSEWSQMEELNERLRFFVEECDHIQGIQFIVDDSGGFSSVAAQYLENIADDYTNTPVLLYCVRDPVSHGSSRNQRETVIRSLHDAVSFSKLSSSCNLMVPMGLPSLSYLSPLLSIKDEKYFHSSAICAAAIHSLSVPFRLQHAGPASDSAHSSGNLDIGELVHILSDQGRQNMVTALDVAMPAPSLTDRKGLRTIQRSLRALTPEISDEDEDPYTVESLVFHGALGSGGQRASISQVKDFVCSALEGRETKPKFSHLSVSPCPLPVPVPFPSIFSSSIGQHGEILSNDLPEGTRPKGSLDVVSIPMAARLRSSNAVVPFIERRSASLQKLGMSRGGLGSQVLRDWGFGKEEVEDMGEHLAKMLRPFYPEMDLSSDSD